One segment of Mycolicibacterium neworleansense DNA contains the following:
- a CDS encoding molybdopterin-dependent oxidoreductase, protein MGLEPRKIADVGEDGLHLHACPLCEAMCGLEIQVSAGLVASVRPNKSDQWSAGHICPKGASLAALHEDPDRIRRPMIKVDGQWREVDWDTAFRRCTELIAPVIEKYGIGAVAAYTGNPLAHSFSLSRYSAILLGLSGMPITYSPGTIDQWPKNLSSHLMYGSWWAFPTPDIQRTDLLVVMGANPAASQGSLLAAPDVMGIIAGIRKRGKVIVIDPVRTATAAKADEWLPITPGTDAALLLGIIHTVFDEGLVNLGDLERHLDGVPALERAVADWSPERVAAATGIDAERIRALARELAGTPRAVVYGRIGTCNQEFGSLASWLIDVVNIVTGHFDTPGGAMFATPTAWTVTGQPIPGLEDGAPNFGRYRTRVRGAKEVLGQVPVSCMLEEIVTPGEGQLKALITVAGNPVLSTPGGDKLDEALPQLDAMISIDLWLNETTRHADVILPGASALEQAHSADLLLGAAINSFARYSPPVFHREDPDAPEEWEILIRLTGLCTGTPAEDVDIAALDDGWFDYLCFTQGLDGAEIRRHYDHGGPERMLDLTLRTASFGDRYGENADGLTLEKLKAHPDGINYGPMVPRVPEVLGTADKKIRVAPQYLLDDLPRLAERLERNPDDLVLVSRRHLRSNNSWLHNVGSLMKGRDRCTLLMHSRDAAERGISDGDNAEVASTAGKIVVPVEVTDAIKPGVVSMPHGWGHGQPGTRLGVANASPGVNTNILSLPDFIDEPSGNGALNGIPVTVSRTLAHS, encoded by the coding sequence ATGGGACTCGAGCCGAGAAAGATCGCGGACGTCGGCGAGGACGGCCTGCACCTGCACGCTTGCCCGCTGTGTGAGGCGATGTGCGGCTTGGAGATTCAGGTCTCCGCCGGTTTGGTGGCCAGCGTTCGGCCGAACAAGTCCGATCAGTGGAGCGCGGGTCACATCTGCCCGAAGGGTGCGTCGCTGGCCGCGCTGCACGAGGACCCGGACCGGATCCGCCGTCCGATGATCAAGGTCGACGGCCAGTGGCGCGAGGTCGATTGGGACACCGCGTTCCGTCGCTGTACCGAACTGATCGCTCCCGTCATCGAGAAGTACGGCATCGGCGCGGTCGCGGCTTATACCGGAAACCCGCTGGCGCACTCGTTTTCGCTGTCGCGCTACTCGGCGATCCTGCTCGGCCTGTCCGGTATGCCGATCACCTACTCGCCGGGCACGATCGACCAGTGGCCGAAGAACCTGTCGTCGCACCTGATGTACGGCAGTTGGTGGGCCTTCCCGACGCCGGACATCCAGCGCACCGACCTGTTGGTGGTGATGGGGGCCAACCCCGCGGCCTCCCAGGGTTCGCTCCTGGCCGCCCCCGACGTGATGGGCATCATCGCCGGTATCCGTAAGCGCGGCAAGGTGATCGTCATCGACCCGGTGCGCACCGCCACCGCCGCCAAGGCCGACGAGTGGCTGCCGATCACGCCCGGCACCGACGCGGCGCTGCTGCTCGGGATCATCCACACCGTCTTCGACGAAGGGCTGGTCAACCTCGGCGATCTGGAACGGCACCTCGACGGGGTCCCCGCGCTGGAGCGGGCCGTCGCCGACTGGTCGCCCGAAAGAGTCGCCGCCGCAACGGGTATCGATGCCGAGCGGATTCGGGCACTGGCCCGCGAGCTGGCCGGCACCCCGCGTGCGGTGGTCTACGGCCGGATCGGCACCTGTAACCAGGAGTTCGGCAGCCTGGCGAGCTGGCTGATCGACGTCGTCAACATCGTCACCGGCCACTTCGACACCCCCGGCGGCGCGATGTTCGCCACCCCGACCGCCTGGACCGTCACCGGCCAGCCGATCCCGGGCCTGGAGGACGGCGCCCCGAACTTCGGCCGCTACCGCACCCGGGTCCGCGGGGCCAAAGAGGTGCTGGGCCAGGTGCCGGTGTCGTGCATGCTCGAAGAGATCGTCACGCCCGGCGAGGGGCAGCTCAAGGCGCTGATTACGGTGGCCGGCAATCCGGTGTTGTCCACCCCGGGCGGCGACAAGCTCGACGAGGCACTGCCGCAACTGGACGCGATGATCTCAATTGACCTGTGGCTCAACGAGACCACTCGGCACGCCGACGTCATCCTGCCCGGTGCTTCGGCGCTCGAGCAGGCGCACTCCGCTGACTTGCTGCTGGGTGCGGCGATCAACAGCTTCGCCCGGTACTCGCCACCGGTGTTCCACCGCGAGGATCCCGATGCGCCTGAGGAATGGGAGATCCTGATCCGGCTGACCGGGCTGTGCACCGGCACCCCCGCCGAGGACGTCGACATCGCCGCGCTCGACGACGGTTGGTTCGACTACCTGTGCTTCACCCAGGGGCTGGACGGCGCGGAGATTCGCCGGCACTACGACCACGGCGGCCCGGAGCGCATGCTCGACCTGACCCTGCGGACCGCCTCATTCGGCGACCGGTACGGCGAAAACGCCGACGGGCTGACCCTGGAGAAGCTCAAGGCCCACCCGGATGGCATCAACTACGGCCCGATGGTGCCGCGCGTACCCGAAGTGCTCGGCACCGCGGACAAGAAGATCCGGGTGGCGCCGCAATACCTGCTCGACGACCTGCCACGGCTGGCCGAGCGGCTCGAACGCAATCCCGACGACCTCGTGCTGGTGAGCCGGCGGCATCTGCGCTCCAACAACTCCTGGTTGCACAACGTCGGCTCGCTGATGAAGGGCCGGGACCGGTGCACCCTGCTGATGCACAGCCGCGACGCCGCCGAGCGCGGTATCTCCGACGGCGACAACGCGGAAGTGGCGTCGACCGCAGGCAAGATCGTAGTGCCGGTCGAGGTGACCGATGCGATCAAGCCGGGCGTGGTGTCGATGCCGCACGGCTGGGGTCACGGTCAGCCTGGCACGCGGCTGGGCGTCGCGAACGCGTCACCCGGGGTGAACACCAACATCCTGTCGTTGCCGGACTTCATCGACGAGCCGTCCGGCAATGGTGCACTCAATGGCATCCCGGTGACAGTCAGCCGGACGCTGGCTCACAGCTAG
- the nusB gene encoding transcription antitermination factor NusB, with protein MPDRRGDRGRHQARKRAVDLLFEAEARGLTPEAVADGRAALAEDQSDVTPLNPYTVSVARGVTEHAAHIDDLISAHLQGWTLERLPAVDRAILRVAVWELLHAEDVPEPVAVDEAVELAKELSTDESPGFVNGVLGQVMLVTPQIRAAAAAVQGATQDRPEQ; from the coding sequence ATGCCTGACCGCCGTGGCGACCGGGGCCGTCACCAGGCCCGCAAGCGCGCCGTGGACCTGCTGTTCGAGGCCGAGGCGCGCGGTCTGACGCCGGAGGCGGTGGCCGATGGCCGAGCCGCCCTGGCCGAGGACCAGTCCGACGTCACCCCGCTCAACCCCTACACGGTGTCGGTGGCACGCGGTGTCACCGAGCACGCCGCCCACATCGACGACCTGATCTCTGCGCATCTGCAGGGATGGACGCTGGAGCGGCTGCCCGCCGTGGACCGGGCCATCCTGAGGGTGGCGGTGTGGGAACTGCTGCACGCCGAGGACGTCCCCGAGCCCGTGGCCGTGGACGAAGCCGTCGAGCTGGCCAAGGAGCTGTCCACCGACGAGTCGCCCGGGTTCGTCAACGGCGTGCTCGGCCAGGTGATGCTGGTGACGCCGCAGATCCGCGCCGCGGCTGCGGCCGTGCAGGGCGCGACTCAGGACCGCCCCGAGCAGTAG
- the efp gene encoding elongation factor P has protein sequence MASTADFKNGLVLQIDGQLWQIVEFQHVKPGKGPAFVRTKLKNVVSGKVVDKTYNAGVKVETATVDRRDATYLYRDGNDFVFMDSEDFNQHPLSESLVGRLADFLLESLPVQIAFHDGVPLYLELPVSVELEVSHTEPGLQGDRSSAGTKPATMETGAEIQVPLFINTGDKLKVDTRDGSYLGRVNG, from the coding sequence ATGGCATCGACTGCCGACTTCAAGAACGGGCTTGTCCTGCAGATCGACGGACAGCTGTGGCAGATCGTCGAATTCCAGCACGTCAAGCCGGGTAAGGGCCCGGCCTTCGTGCGGACGAAGCTGAAGAACGTGGTGTCCGGCAAGGTCGTCGACAAGACCTACAACGCGGGCGTGAAGGTGGAGACCGCCACCGTGGATCGCCGCGACGCCACCTACCTGTACCGCGACGGCAACGACTTCGTCTTCATGGACTCCGAGGACTTCAACCAGCATCCGTTGTCCGAGTCGCTCGTCGGCCGCTTGGCCGACTTCCTGCTGGAGAGCCTGCCGGTGCAGATCGCCTTCCACGACGGTGTTCCGCTGTACCTGGAACTGCCGGTGTCCGTCGAGCTCGAGGTTTCCCACACCGAGCCCGGATTGCAGGGTGACCGTTCCAGCGCGGGCACCAAGCCCGCCACGATGGAGACCGGCGCCGAGATCCAGGTTCCGCTGTTCATCAACACCGGCGACAAACTCAAGGTCGACACCCGCGACGGCAGCTACCTCGGCCGCGTGAATGGCTGA
- a CDS encoding M24 family metallopeptidase produces the protein MTISQRRDRLRRRLADAGLDAMLVTDLVNVRYLSGFTGSNAALLILAEDATPVLATDGRYRTQAAHQSPDAEVVIERACGSHLAGRAARAGAVRLGFESHVVTVDAYTALKKAAGDTVEWVRAAGTVEALREVKDAGEIAMLRLACEAADAALMDLLERGALRPGRTEREVRNELEALMLEHGADGPSFETIVAAGANSAIPHHRPTDAVLAAGDFVKIDFGALVEGYHSDMTRTFVLGPAAQWQRDVYGLVATSQQAGCDALAPGVSLSAVDAASRQVIADAGYGDNFGHGLGHGVGLQIHEAPGINAAAAGTLLAGSAVTVEPGVYLPDRGGVRIEDTLVVGEAAPDLLTRFPKELAIL, from the coding sequence GTGACTATTTCCCAGCGCAGGGACCGGTTGCGGCGTCGGCTGGCCGACGCGGGCCTGGACGCGATGTTGGTAACGGACCTGGTCAACGTGCGTTACCTGTCCGGATTCACCGGTTCCAACGCGGCCCTGCTGATCCTCGCCGAGGACGCCACTCCGGTGCTGGCCACCGACGGGCGCTACCGAACGCAGGCCGCGCATCAGTCACCGGACGCCGAGGTGGTCATCGAACGGGCCTGCGGGTCACATCTGGCCGGGCGCGCCGCCCGCGCCGGTGCCGTGCGGCTGGGTTTCGAGAGCCACGTGGTGACCGTGGACGCCTACACGGCCCTGAAGAAGGCCGCCGGCGACACGGTCGAGTGGGTACGCGCCGCGGGCACCGTGGAGGCCCTGCGCGAGGTCAAGGACGCCGGCGAGATCGCGATGCTGCGATTGGCCTGCGAGGCCGCCGACGCGGCGCTGATGGACCTGCTGGAGCGTGGCGCCCTTCGTCCCGGCCGCACCGAGCGCGAGGTGCGCAACGAGCTGGAAGCCCTGATGCTCGAACACGGTGCCGACGGGCCGTCCTTCGAGACCATCGTGGCGGCGGGCGCGAACTCCGCCATCCCGCACCACCGGCCCACGGATGCGGTGCTGGCCGCGGGGGACTTCGTCAAGATCGATTTCGGTGCCCTGGTGGAGGGATACCACTCCGACATGACGCGCACGTTCGTGCTGGGCCCGGCGGCGCAGTGGCAGCGCGACGTCTATGGCCTGGTGGCCACCTCGCAGCAGGCGGGGTGCGACGCACTGGCTCCCGGTGTCTCGCTGAGTGCGGTGGATGCCGCATCGCGCCAGGTCATCGCCGATGCGGGCTACGGCGACAACTTCGGCCACGGCCTCGGGCACGGCGTCGGACTGCAGATCCACGAAGCGCCGGGAATCAATGCCGCTGCCGCCGGTACACTGCTTGCTGGCTCTGCGGTCACCGTTGAGCCAGGTGTCTACTTGCCCGATCGCGGCGGTGTCCGGATCGAGGACACCCTGGTCGTCGGAGAGGCGGCACCCGACCTGCTTACCCGGTTCCCCAAGGAACTGGCCATTTTGTGA
- a CDS encoding B-4DMT family transporter: MSKWLLRGVVFATAMVIVRLLQGALINASPGNATWWSLALVTVFGIGVLIWGLFDGKADARANPDPDRRADLAMTWLVAGLFAGIVSGAVAWFIGLFYKSLYTDALLNEVTTFAAFTALLVFLLGVAGVTVGRWLVDRKAPPMPRQRHHGLAADDRADTDVFAAVSANGATEHPEQPKQ; encoded by the coding sequence ATGAGCAAGTGGTTACTGCGCGGAGTGGTGTTCGCAACAGCGATGGTCATCGTGCGCTTACTGCAGGGAGCACTGATCAACGCCTCGCCGGGTAATGCCACCTGGTGGAGCCTCGCGCTGGTCACGGTGTTCGGAATCGGAGTGCTGATCTGGGGCCTGTTCGACGGCAAGGCGGACGCACGTGCCAATCCGGATCCGGATCGTCGTGCCGACCTGGCGATGACCTGGCTGGTCGCCGGTCTGTTCGCCGGAATCGTCAGCGGTGCGGTGGCGTGGTTCATCGGGTTGTTCTACAAGAGCCTCTACACCGATGCACTGCTCAACGAGGTCACCACGTTCGCGGCGTTCACCGCCCTGCTGGTCTTCCTGCTCGGCGTGGCCGGCGTGACGGTTGGCCGCTGGTTGGTGGACCGCAAGGCCCCGCCGATGCCGCGCCAACGCCACCACGGCCTGGCCGCGGACGACCGCGCCGACACCGATGTGTTCGCCGCGGTGAGTGCCAACGGCGCCACCGAGCACCCCGAACAGCCCAAGCAGTAA
- the aroB gene encoding 3-dehydroquinate synthase, which translates to MTDPVIVEVLVDRPYPVIIGTGLLGELGNTLEGRHKVAILHQPVLTQTAEAVRQHLADKGIEAHRIEIPDAEAGKELPVVGFIWEVLGRIGIGRKDAVVSLGGGAATDVAGFAAATWLRGVDIVHVPTTLLGMVDAAVGGKTGINTDAGKNLVGAFHQPAAVLVDLATLETLPRNEIVAGMAEIVKAGFIADPVILDLIEADPEAALDPTGTVLPELIRRAIAVKAEVVAADERESQLREILNYGHTLAHAIERRERYKWRHGAAVSVGLVFAAELGRLAGRLDDETADRHRTVLTALGLPVTYDGDALPQLMDYMAGDKKNRSGVLRFVVLDGLAKPGRLEGPDPSLLAAAYAEVARA; encoded by the coding sequence ATGACTGACCCCGTAATCGTCGAGGTACTGGTGGACCGGCCTTACCCGGTCATCATCGGAACCGGACTGCTCGGCGAACTGGGCAACACCCTCGAGGGCCGGCACAAGGTGGCGATTCTGCACCAGCCGGTGCTGACGCAGACCGCCGAAGCCGTGCGGCAACACTTGGCCGACAAGGGAATTGAAGCCCACCGTATCGAGATTCCGGATGCCGAGGCGGGCAAGGAACTGCCTGTCGTCGGCTTCATCTGGGAAGTGCTGGGGCGCATCGGTATCGGCCGCAAGGATGCTGTCGTCAGCCTGGGCGGGGGAGCGGCAACCGACGTTGCCGGCTTTGCTGCGGCCACTTGGTTGCGAGGTGTCGACATCGTGCACGTCCCCACCACCCTGCTGGGCATGGTGGACGCCGCGGTCGGCGGAAAGACCGGCATCAACACCGATGCCGGCAAGAACCTTGTCGGCGCCTTCCATCAGCCCGCCGCGGTGCTCGTGGACCTCGCGACGCTGGAAACGTTGCCGCGCAACGAGATTGTCGCCGGGATGGCTGAGATAGTGAAAGCCGGATTCATCGCCGATCCGGTCATCCTCGATCTGATCGAGGCCGATCCGGAAGCTGCGCTCGACCCCACCGGCACGGTCCTGCCCGAACTGATCCGCCGGGCGATCGCGGTCAAGGCCGAGGTGGTTGCTGCTGACGAACGCGAGTCGCAACTGCGCGAGATCCTCAACTACGGCCACACCCTGGCCCATGCCATCGAGCGTCGCGAACGCTACAAGTGGCGCCACGGCGCCGCGGTGTCGGTGGGCTTGGTGTTCGCGGCCGAATTGGGCCGGCTGGCCGGGCGTCTGGATGACGAGACCGCCGACCGGCACCGCACGGTACTGACCGCGCTCGGCCTTCCCGTCACCTACGACGGCGACGCGCTGCCCCAGCTGATGGATTACATGGCAGGCGACAAGAAGAACCGCTCGGGAGTGCTGCGGTTCGTCGTGCTCGACGGGCTGGCCAAGCCGGGCCGCCTGGAGGGCCCGGATCCGTCACTGTTGGCGGCCGCATACGCAGAAGTGGCGCGGGCCTGA
- a CDS encoding shikimate kinase codes for MAPRAVLIGLPGSGKSTIGRRLAKALNLTMLDTDAAIEETTGRTIADIFATDGEAEFRRIEEEVIRSALATHDGVLSLGGGAVTTPGVRAALAGHTVVYLEISAAEGVRRTGGSTVRPLLAGPDRAEKFRALMSERVPLYRRVATMRINTNRRNPGAVVRTIVTRLENPPTQKQPQKQAQQTRAAKRRRRRPPWRRGTASAQSSSGSEAKGSQPAGTASGAESTAIPTPAALAARNAERHDD; via the coding sequence ATGGCGCCACGGGCGGTACTGATCGGCCTGCCGGGTTCGGGCAAGTCGACGATCGGCCGCCGGCTGGCCAAGGCGCTGAACCTGACGATGCTCGACACCGACGCCGCGATCGAGGAGACCACCGGCCGCACGATCGCCGACATCTTCGCCACCGACGGCGAGGCGGAGTTCCGGCGCATCGAGGAGGAGGTCATCCGCTCGGCGCTGGCCACGCACGATGGCGTGCTGTCCCTGGGTGGCGGCGCGGTCACCACCCCCGGCGTTCGTGCCGCACTGGCCGGGCACACCGTCGTGTATCTGGAGATCAGCGCGGCCGAGGGGGTCCGCCGCACAGGCGGTTCCACCGTCCGGCCGCTGTTGGCCGGGCCCGACCGGGCCGAGAAGTTTCGTGCCCTGATGTCCGAGCGGGTGCCGCTGTACCGCCGGGTGGCGACCATGCGGATCAACACCAACCGGCGCAACCCCGGCGCGGTGGTCCGCACGATCGTCACGCGACTGGAAAACCCCCCGACCCAAAAACAGCCTCAGAAACAGGCCCAGCAGACGCGGGCGGCCAAGCGGCGGCGACGGCGTCCGCCGTGGCGGCGCGGTACGGCCTCCGCACAGTCCTCCTCCGGTTCCGAGGCCAAGGGCAGCCAACCCGCAGGCACGGCTTCTGGTGCCGAATCCACAGCCATACCCACCCCAGCGGCCCTGGCCGCTCGCAACGCGGAGCGACATGATGACTGA
- the aroC gene encoding chorismate synthase → MLRWTTAGESHGRALVAMLEGMVAGVPITSEEIGAQLKRRRLGYGRGARMKFEQDQVTMLAGVRHGTTLGGPIAIEIGNTEWPKWETVMSPDPVDPTELDVARNAPLTRPRPGHADYAGMLKYGFDDARPVLERASARETAARVAAGTVARAFLRAALGVEVVSHVISIGASEPYDGPPPQFSDLEAIDDSPVRAFDKDAESSMIAEIEAAKKDGDTLGGVVEVIVEGLPIGLGSFTSGDNRLDSQLAAAVMGIQAIKGVEIGDGFETARRRGSVAHDEMYPGPDGVLRSTNRAGGLEGGMTNGQALRVRAAMKPISTVPRALATVDMATGEEAVAIHQRSDVCAVPAAGVVVETMVALVVARAVLEKFGGDSLTETRANIDAYLRAVAEREPAAQALG, encoded by the coding sequence GTGTTGCGATGGACCACAGCTGGTGAATCCCACGGCCGCGCCCTGGTGGCCATGCTCGAAGGGATGGTTGCCGGCGTGCCCATCACCTCCGAGGAGATCGGGGCACAGCTCAAGCGTCGTCGACTCGGCTACGGCCGGGGCGCCCGGATGAAGTTCGAACAGGACCAGGTCACCATGCTGGCCGGGGTGCGTCACGGCACCACCCTGGGCGGGCCGATCGCCATTGAGATCGGCAACACCGAGTGGCCCAAGTGGGAGACCGTGATGTCCCCGGACCCGGTCGACCCCACCGAACTCGACGTGGCGCGTAACGCCCCGCTGACCCGTCCCCGCCCGGGGCATGCCGACTACGCCGGCATGCTCAAATACGGCTTCGATGATGCCCGCCCGGTGCTGGAACGTGCCAGTGCCCGCGAGACCGCGGCGCGGGTCGCGGCAGGCACCGTGGCCCGGGCCTTCCTGCGCGCCGCACTCGGTGTCGAAGTCGTCTCGCACGTCATCTCCATCGGCGCGTCCGAGCCCTATGACGGCCCGCCGCCGCAGTTCTCCGATCTGGAGGCCATCGACGACAGCCCGGTGCGGGCCTTCGACAAGGACGCTGAATCCTCGATGATCGCCGAGATCGAGGCCGCCAAGAAGGACGGCGACACCCTCGGCGGTGTGGTCGAGGTCATCGTCGAAGGGCTGCCGATCGGGTTGGGCTCGTTCACCAGCGGCGACAACCGGCTCGACAGCCAGCTGGCTGCCGCGGTGATGGGTATCCAGGCGATCAAGGGCGTGGAGATCGGCGACGGCTTCGAGACCGCGCGCCGTCGCGGCAGCGTCGCCCACGACGAGATGTACCCCGGCCCCGACGGGGTCCTGCGCTCGACGAACCGGGCCGGCGGCCTGGAAGGCGGCATGACCAACGGCCAGGCGCTGCGGGTCCGCGCCGCGATGAAGCCGATCTCGACCGTGCCGCGCGCGCTGGCCACCGTCGACATGGCCACCGGTGAAGAAGCCGTCGCCATTCACCAGCGGTCCGACGTGTGTGCGGTCCCAGCCGCCGGTGTGGTGGTGGAGACCATGGTCGCCCTCGTGGTCGCCCGCGCCGTGCTGGAGAAGTTCGGCGGGGACTCGCTGACCGAGACCCGGGCCAACATCGACGCCTACCTGCGGGCCGTCGCCGAGCGCGAGCCGGCGGCGCAGGCCCTGGGCTGA
- a CDS encoding prepilin peptidase yields the protein MGVGLTLVTAAWLLALTGYDIAERRLPNWLTLPGALLVLGAAAIAGRGVAALAGAAGLAVLYLVVHLLSPRAMGGGDVKLAIGLGAMTGAFGIDVWLLAALAAPLLTACLALGAAACGVRTVPHGPSMCAASAAAVALVLA from the coding sequence ATGGGGGTGGGGCTGACGCTCGTCACGGCGGCGTGGCTGCTGGCCCTGACCGGCTACGACATCGCCGAACGCCGGCTGCCGAATTGGCTGACGCTTCCCGGTGCGCTTCTGGTGTTGGGTGCGGCCGCCATCGCGGGACGCGGTGTTGCTGCACTGGCCGGGGCCGCCGGGTTGGCGGTGCTCTACCTGGTGGTGCATCTGCTTTCGCCGCGGGCGATGGGCGGCGGCGACGTCAAACTCGCGATCGGCCTGGGTGCGATGACCGGGGCGTTCGGGATCGATGTGTGGTTGTTGGCCGCGCTGGCCGCACCGCTGCTGACCGCCTGCCTGGCACTGGGCGCGGCCGCGTGCGGGGTGCGGACCGTGCCGCACGGACCGTCGATGTGTGCCGCGAGTGCCGCGGCGGTGGCGCTCGTTCTGGCCTAG
- a CDS encoding shikimate dehydrogenase — MPDNQDAEGRRAAVLGSPITHSRSPQLHLAAYRALGLATWTYERIECTAEQLPGLVGALGPEWVGLSVTMPGKFAALEFADQRTDRAQLVGSANTLVRTPTGGWRADNTDIDGVTGALGTAGESALVIGSGGTAPAAVVALAELGVQTITIVARDEGKASRLVDLAGRCGAQGRWCDIGGTALADAVASADAAVSTIPADAAAAYAGTLARVPRVLDAIYDPWPTPLAQAVEDAGGEAINGLQMLLNQAFAQVEQFTGMPAPKEVMRDALQRL; from the coding sequence GTGCCCGATAACCAAGACGCAGAGGGACGCCGCGCGGCTGTTCTCGGCTCGCCGATCACGCATTCGCGTTCGCCGCAGCTGCATCTGGCGGCCTACCGGGCGCTGGGGTTGGCGACATGGACCTACGAGCGCATCGAGTGCACGGCCGAACAACTGCCCGGGCTGGTCGGCGCCCTGGGCCCGGAGTGGGTCGGACTGTCGGTCACGATGCCGGGCAAGTTCGCGGCGCTGGAGTTCGCCGATCAGCGCACCGACCGCGCCCAGTTGGTGGGCTCGGCCAACACCCTGGTGCGGACCCCGACCGGTGGCTGGCGCGCCGACAACACCGACATCGACGGAGTCACCGGCGCGCTCGGCACGGCCGGTGAGTCCGCGCTGGTGATCGGATCCGGTGGCACCGCCCCGGCTGCCGTCGTGGCGCTGGCCGAACTCGGCGTGCAAACCATCACCATCGTGGCGCGCGACGAGGGCAAGGCATCGCGGCTCGTCGATTTGGCCGGCCGGTGCGGGGCGCAGGGCAGATGGTGCGACATCGGCGGCACGGCGCTGGCAGACGCGGTGGCTTCCGCCGATGCGGCCGTCAGCACCATCCCGGCCGACGCGGCCGCCGCCTATGCGGGCACGCTGGCGCGGGTGCCACGCGTGCTGGACGCCATCTACGACCCGTGGCCGACGCCGCTGGCTCAGGCCGTCGAGGACGCAGGTGGCGAGGCGATCAACGGTCTGCAGATGCTGCTGAACCAGGCCTTCGCCCAGGTCGAGCAGTTCACCGGGATGCCCGCTCCCAAAGAGGTGATGAGGGACGCGCTGCAGCGGCTCTAG
- a CDS encoding endolytic transglycosylase MltG, whose product MAEKWGADRAKPEVVGPPRRGLSKAERARKARNDRKRRVTRGFSIAALIVVAIGAVFLGSKLWHSMSGSANDYAGDGVADVVIQVHDGDSTTAIAKTLQDRRVVATVKAFVDAAHENEAISAIQPGFYKLRTEIPAANAVERLADPESRVGKLTIPEGRQLDDTADVKTKAVTEGIFTLISQASCVELDGEKRCVPVDQLRAAAQTAPAAALAVPEWAAAPVAAMPNDHRRLEGLIAPGTWNVDPAGTAQDILSTLIAGSANVYTQSGLLDTAAAMQMSPYQILTVGSLVQREAKPQDFAKVARVIYNRLAEHRKLEFDSTVNYPLDRQEVATTDDDRAKVTPWNTYMSEGLPKTPICSPGTDALAAAERPAEGDWLYFVTIDLQGTTLFTRDYDEHLANIELAQHNGVLDSAR is encoded by the coding sequence ATGGCTGAGAAGTGGGGTGCCGACAGGGCGAAGCCCGAGGTGGTCGGACCACCGCGCCGCGGGCTGAGCAAGGCCGAGCGGGCCCGCAAAGCCCGCAATGACCGGAAGCGACGCGTCACCAGGGGCTTCTCGATCGCAGCGCTCATCGTGGTGGCGATCGGCGCCGTGTTCTTGGGATCCAAGCTGTGGCACAGCATGTCCGGTAGCGCCAACGACTACGCGGGTGACGGGGTGGCCGACGTCGTAATCCAGGTGCACGACGGCGATTCCACGACGGCCATTGCCAAGACCCTGCAGGACAGAAGAGTGGTGGCCACGGTCAAGGCCTTCGTCGACGCGGCCCACGAGAACGAGGCCATCTCGGCGATCCAGCCCGGCTTCTACAAATTGCGCACCGAGATCCCCGCGGCCAATGCCGTTGAGCGCCTGGCTGATCCGGAGAGCCGGGTGGGCAAGCTGACGATCCCGGAGGGCCGCCAGCTCGACGACACCGCCGACGTCAAGACCAAGGCCGTCACCGAAGGCATCTTCACCCTGATCTCGCAGGCCTCCTGCGTCGAACTCGACGGCGAAAAGCGCTGCGTACCGGTCGATCAACTGCGCGCCGCAGCGCAGACGGCACCCGCCGCGGCGCTGGCGGTACCCGAGTGGGCCGCCGCTCCGGTGGCGGCGATGCCCAACGATCATCGTCGGCTGGAGGGCCTGATCGCGCCCGGCACCTGGAATGTCGACCCCGCCGGCACGGCACAGGACATCCTGTCCACCCTCATCGCGGGCAGTGCCAACGTCTACACCCAGAGCGGTCTGCTCGACACCGCGGCGGCGATGCAGATGTCGCCCTATCAGATCCTCACCGTCGGCTCCCTGGTGCAGCGCGAAGCCAAGCCGCAGGACTTCGCCAAGGTCGCGCGGGTGATCTACAACCGGCTGGCCGAACACCGCAAGCTGGAGTTCGACTCGACCGTCAACTATCCGCTGGACCGCCAGGAAGTGGCGACCACCGATGACGACCGGGCCAAGGTCACCCCGTGGAATACCTATATGAGTGAAGGGCTTCCGAAGACCCCGATCTGCTCACCCGGCACGGACGCGCTGGCCGCGGCCGAGCGCCCCGCGGAGGGGGATTGGTTGTACTTCGTGACGATCGATCTGCAGGGCACCACGCTGTTCACCCGTGACTACGACGAACACCTGGCCAACATCGAACTGGCGCAGCACAACGGTGTCCTCGACAGTGCCCGATAA